The Scomber japonicus isolate fScoJap1 chromosome 9, fScoJap1.pri, whole genome shotgun sequence genome includes a region encoding these proteins:
- the ccdc117 gene encoding coiled-coil domain-containing protein 117: protein MYSFSGPTSLPEFDPGPPSTSGHLQRATLSNKSWETRCLRKHRRRVDDEGCLAKRRRLMVEAEVDISQSPSTSTRHDWPPRNSCPPQSAQQASPTLPQSTPAPQNLTLLQPSSSLSRPDTESSCMEIEAAQRKLKEIENRIMLEDDDEDEDLDVEPAPRRPVLVLSDSLKDGLQRGISDILPHTVAQSVSHSCMELVLWRPPDDPFCQRLKGTLQKQRKQQTVSRQPPTPCPSPTPHSPLNPSSPPVDTHSPLCSFPVTHNSGEEDMEM, encoded by the exons ATGTATTCATTTTCAGGCCCCACTAGCCTTCCTGAATTTGATCCCGGACCTCCAAGTACATCTGGCCACCTACAGAGAGCAACACTCTCTAACAA AAGCTGGGAGACACGATGCCTCAGGAAGCACAGGAGGAGAGTTGATGATGA aGGATGCCTTGCCAAAAGGAGGAGGTTAATGGTGGAGGCAGAAGTGGACATTTCACAGAGCCCCAGTACTAGCACACGGCATGACTGGCCTCCAAGAAACAGCTGCCCACCTCAGTCTGCACAACAAGCCAGCCCTACACTTCCACAGTCCACCCCGGCACCTCAGAACTTGACTCTGCTGCAgccctcctcttctctgtccCGGCCTGACACAGAGAGCTCCTGCATGGAGATAGAGGCAGCTCAAAGGAAACTTAAGGAGATTGAAAACAG AATAATgctggaggatgatgatgaggatgaagatcTTGATGTAGAACCAGCACCAAGACGCCCAGTGCTGGTGCTCTCAGACAGTTTAAAGGACGGTCTACAACGTGGCATCAGTGACATCCTCCCCCATACAGTAGCCCAATCTGT GAGCCATTCCTGCATGGAGTTGGTGTTGTGGCGGCCACCAGATGATCCCTTCTGTCAGAGACTAAAGGGCACATTACAGAAACAGCGTAAACAACAGACAGTATCTCGGCAACCCCCGACTCCATGTCCATCTCCGACTCCTCACAGTCCCCTAAATCCCTCTAGTCCACCTGTAGATACACACTCTCCTCTGTGCAGCTTTCCTGTGACTCACAACTCTGGGGAGGAGGACATGGAAATGTAA